Proteins from one Mycobacterium sp. HUMS_12744610 genomic window:
- a CDS encoding arabinosyltransferase domain-containing protein produces MVTETPARAEELPSSSVSDTGTNHRIARLVATIAGLLGTLLAVATPLLPVKQTTAQLNWPQSGTFASVEAPLIGYVATELNLAVPCQAAAGLAGPQNTDKTVLLSTVPKQAPKAVDRGLLIQRANDYLVLVVRNVPVVTAPLSQVLSPACRQLTFTAHAEKVVAEFVGLRQGPNAEHPGAPLRGERSGYDFRPQIVGVFTDLSGPAPPGLSFAATVDTRYSSSPTALKLAAMILGLLCTAAALVALHVLDTSDGTRHRRFLPARWWSIGGLDALVIAVLVWWHFVGANTSDDGYILTMARVSEHAGYMANYYRWFGTPEAPFGWYYDLLALWAHVTTTSIWMRLPTLAMALTCWWLISREVIPRLGRAVKRSRAAAWTAAGMFLAVWLPLDNGLRPEPIIALGILLTWCSVERAVATSRLLPVAGACIIGALTLFSGPTGIASIGALLVAVGPLRTILHRRSERFGLLPLLAPLAAAATVTVILIFRDQTLAGEMQATALKRAVGPSLTWFDEHLRYERLFMASPDGSVARRFAVLALVLALGISVAMSLRKGRIPGTAAGPSRRIIGITIISFVAMMFTPTKWTHHFGVFAGLAGSLGALAAVAVKAGAMRSRRNRTVFAAVVLFLMAQCFASVNGWWYVSNFGVPWSNSFPKWHYGASTLFLGLTTLVLLLAAWFHFVATDNAPPRTRYGARLAGIVQSPLAIAAWVLVVFEVMSLTLAMIGQYPAWSVGRSNLEALTGNTCGLAQDVLVEQDPNAGMLAPVTGPAAQALGAGLSEAFTPNGIPADVRADPVMERPGDRSFVTDDNPVTGTGAGTEGGTRAAPGLNNSRAQLPYNLDPARTPVLGSWRPGIQVPARLRSGWYRLPPRDQAGPLLVVSAAGRFDPREVQVQWATDSEAASGHPGGSFQFADVGASPAWRNLRLGLSAIPASATQVRLVVDDEDLAPQHWIAVTPPRIPRLRTLQDVVGSRDPVFLDWLVGLAFPCQRPFDHRNGVDETPKWRILPDRFGAEANSPVMDNNGGGPLGVTELLLKATTVASYLKDDWSRDWGSLQRLTPYYPDAGPARLQLGTVTRGGLWNPGPLRH; encoded by the coding sequence ATGGTCACCGAAACCCCAGCTAGGGCCGAAGAACTACCATCTAGCTCCGTGAGCGACACGGGAACCAACCACCGGATCGCTCGGCTCGTGGCGACCATCGCCGGTTTACTCGGAACCCTGCTGGCCGTCGCCACGCCGCTGCTGCCGGTCAAACAGACCACCGCGCAGCTGAACTGGCCGCAAAGCGGCACCTTCGCCAGCGTCGAGGCGCCGCTGATCGGTTACGTGGCCACCGAACTGAACCTCGCCGTGCCGTGCCAGGCCGCCGCCGGGCTGGCCGGGCCGCAGAACACCGACAAGACGGTGCTGCTGTCGACGGTGCCCAAGCAGGCCCCCAAGGCCGTCGACCGCGGGCTGCTCATCCAGCGCGCCAACGACTACCTGGTCCTGGTGGTGCGCAACGTCCCGGTGGTGACGGCCCCGTTGAGCCAGGTGCTCAGCCCGGCCTGCCGGCAACTGACGTTCACCGCGCACGCCGAGAAGGTGGTCGCCGAGTTCGTCGGGCTGCGGCAGGGCCCCAATGCCGAGCATCCCGGCGCACCGCTGCGCGGGGAGCGCAGCGGCTACGACTTCCGGCCCCAGATCGTCGGCGTGTTCACCGACCTGAGCGGACCGGCACCGCCAGGCCTGAGCTTCGCGGCGACCGTGGACACCCGCTACAGCAGCAGCCCCACGGCGCTGAAGCTGGCCGCGATGATCCTCGGGCTGCTCTGCACGGCCGCCGCCCTGGTCGCACTGCACGTCCTCGACACCTCCGACGGCACCCGGCACCGCCGCTTCCTGCCCGCGCGGTGGTGGTCGATCGGCGGGCTGGACGCCCTGGTGATCGCGGTGCTGGTGTGGTGGCACTTCGTCGGCGCCAACACCTCCGACGACGGCTACATCCTGACCATGGCCCGGGTGTCCGAGCACGCCGGCTACATGGCCAACTACTACCGCTGGTTCGGCACGCCCGAGGCCCCGTTCGGCTGGTACTACGACCTGCTGGCGCTGTGGGCGCACGTCACCACCACCAGCATCTGGATGCGGCTGCCGACCCTGGCCATGGCGCTGACCTGCTGGTGGCTGATCAGCCGCGAGGTCATCCCCCGCCTGGGCCGCGCGGTCAAGCGCAGCCGGGCGGCGGCGTGGACGGCGGCGGGCATGTTCCTGGCGGTGTGGCTGCCGCTCGACAACGGGCTGCGGCCCGAACCGATCATCGCCCTGGGCATCCTGCTGACGTGGTGCTCGGTGGAACGCGCGGTGGCCACCAGCCGGCTGCTGCCCGTGGCGGGGGCCTGCATCATCGGGGCGCTGACGCTGTTCTCCGGGCCGACGGGCATCGCCTCCATCGGGGCGCTGCTGGTCGCGGTCGGGCCGCTGCGGACCATCCTGCACCGCAGATCCGAGCGGTTCGGGCTGCTGCCGCTGCTGGCGCCCCTGGCCGCCGCGGCCACCGTGACGGTGATCCTGATCTTCCGCGACCAGACCCTGGCCGGGGAGATGCAGGCCACCGCGCTCAAGCGCGCCGTCGGCCCCAGCTTGACCTGGTTCGACGAACACCTCCGCTACGAACGGCTGTTCATGGCCAGCCCCGACGGCTCGGTGGCCCGCCGCTTCGCTGTGCTGGCGCTGGTCCTCGCGCTCGGCATCTCCGTGGCGATGTCGCTGCGCAAGGGCAGGATTCCGGGCACGGCCGCCGGGCCGAGCCGCCGCATCATCGGCATCACCATCATCTCGTTCGTCGCGATGATGTTCACCCCCACCAAGTGGACCCACCACTTCGGCGTGTTCGCCGGGCTGGCCGGATCGCTGGGGGCGCTGGCCGCGGTCGCGGTGAAGGCCGGGGCCATGCGCTCGCGCCGCAACCGCACCGTCTTCGCCGCCGTGGTGCTGTTCCTGATGGCGCAGTGCTTCGCCAGCGTGAACGGCTGGTGGTACGTGTCCAACTTCGGTGTGCCCTGGTCGAATTCGTTCCCCAAGTGGCACTATGGCGCCTCCACGCTGTTCCTCGGGTTGACGACGCTGGTGCTGCTGCTGGCCGCGTGGTTCCACTTCGTCGCCACCGACAACGCGCCGCCCCGAACGCGATACGGGGCGCGGCTGGCCGGAATCGTCCAGTCCCCCTTGGCGATCGCCGCGTGGGTGCTGGTGGTCTTCGAGGTGATGTCGCTGACCCTGGCGATGATCGGCCAGTACCCCGCGTGGTCGGTCGGCCGGTCCAACCTGGAGGCCCTGACGGGCAACACCTGCGGCCTGGCGCAGGACGTGCTGGTGGAGCAGGACCCCAACGCCGGCATGCTGGCGCCGGTGACAGGACCGGCGGCGCAGGCCCTGGGCGCCGGCCTGTCGGAAGCCTTCACCCCCAACGGCATTCCCGCCGACGTGCGCGCCGACCCGGTGATGGAACGGCCGGGCGACCGCAGCTTCGTCACCGACGACAACCCGGTCACCGGCACCGGCGCCGGCACCGAGGGCGGCACCCGGGCGGCCCCCGGGCTCAACAACTCCCGCGCGCAACTGCCCTACAACCTGGACCCGGCGCGCACCCCGGTGCTGGGCAGCTGGCGGCCCGGCATCCAGGTGCCCGCGCGACTGCGGTCGGGCTGGTACCGGCTGCCGCCCCGCGACCAGGCGGGCCCGCTGCTGGTGGTCAGCGCCGCGGGCCGCTTCGACCCGCGCGAGGTCCAGGTCCAGTGGGCCACCGACAGCGAAGCCGCAAGCGGGCACCCGGGCGGGTCGTTCCAGTTCGCCGACGTGGGGGCGTCACCGGCGTGGCGCAACCTGCGGCTGGGCCTCTCGGCGATCCCGGCGTCGGCCACCCAGGTGCGCCTGGTCGTCGACGACGAGGACCTCGCGCCGCAGCACTGGATCGCCGTTACCCCGCCGCGGATCCCGCGGCTGCGCACGCTGCAGGACGTCGTGGGGTCGCGGGACCCGGTGTTCCTGGACTGGCTGGTCGGCCTGGCGTTCCCGTGCCAGCGGCCGTTCGACCACCGAAACGGCGTCGACGAGACGCCGAAGTGGCGCATCCTGCCGGACCGCTTCGGCGCCGAGGCCAATTCGCCGGTGATGGACAACAACGGCGGCGGCCCGCTGGGCGTCACCGAGCTGCTGCTCAAGGCCACGACGGTGGCCAGCTACCTCAAGGACGACTGGTCGCGGGACTGGGGCTCGCTGCAACGGCTCACGCCCTACTACCCCGACGCCGGCCCGGCCCGGCTCCAGCTGGGGACGGTCACCCGCGGCGGCCTGTGGAACCCGGGGCCGCTGCGGCACTAG
- a CDS encoding galactan 5-O-arabinofuranosyltransferase, with the protein MRSALAGLGQIAAAALVAVAVSVVSLVAISRVQWPAYPSSNQLHALTTVGQVGCLAGLVGAGWAWRRGHRLLARLGALVFVCAFTVVTLGMPLGATKLYLFGVSVDQQFRTEYLTRLADSPALHDMTYLGLPPFYPPGWFWIGGRAAALTGTPAWEVFKPWAITSIAVAVAVALVLWWRMIRFEYALVVTTATAAATLAYGAPEPYSAMITVLLPPVMVLTWSGLRAGDRNGGWAAVVGAGIFLGWAATWYTLLFGFSAFTVALMAALLAGSRWRRGGAQAARDPLRRLAAIAVIAAAIGATTWLPFALRAAHSPVSNTGSAAHYLPADGAQLTFPMLQFSLLGAVCMVGTLWLVLRARASVRAGALAIGVLAVYLWSLLSMLTTLARTTLLSFRLQPTLTVLLVAAGAFGFLEAIRALAARNRAVLPVAGAVGLAAAIAFSQDIPEVLRPDLTIAYTDTDGHGQRGDRRPAGSEKFYAKVDAAIRQVTGLPPDRVVVMTADYSFLSYYPYWGFQGLTSHYANPLAQFDLRAAQIEKWSKLKTPDELIHALDTCPWTPPTVFLMRRGANGNYTLRLAEDVYPNQPNVRRYVVDLRAALFADPRFAVATVGPFVLAIRKPGGGG; encoded by the coding sequence GTGCGCAGCGCGCTCGCCGGTCTCGGCCAGATCGCCGCGGCCGCGCTGGTCGCCGTCGCCGTGTCCGTGGTGTCGCTGGTCGCGATCTCGCGCGTGCAGTGGCCGGCCTACCCGTCGTCGAACCAACTGCACGCGCTGACCACCGTCGGGCAGGTCGGCTGCCTGGCCGGGCTCGTCGGCGCCGGCTGGGCGTGGCGGCGCGGCCACCGGCTGCTCGCCCGGCTGGGCGCGCTGGTGTTCGTCTGCGCGTTCACCGTCGTGACCCTCGGCATGCCGCTGGGGGCGACCAAGCTGTACCTGTTCGGCGTCTCCGTCGACCAGCAGTTCCGCACCGAATACCTGACCCGGCTCGCCGACAGCCCCGCCCTGCACGACATGACCTACCTCGGCCTGCCGCCGTTCTACCCGCCGGGCTGGTTCTGGATCGGCGGCCGCGCCGCCGCGCTGACCGGCACACCGGCCTGGGAGGTGTTCAAGCCGTGGGCGATCACCTCGATCGCCGTCGCGGTCGCGGTCGCGCTGGTGCTGTGGTGGCGGATGATCCGCTTCGAGTACGCGCTGGTGGTCACCACCGCCACCGCGGCGGCGACGCTGGCCTACGGTGCGCCGGAGCCCTACTCGGCGATGATCACCGTGCTGCTGCCGCCCGTAATGGTGCTGACGTGGTCGGGCCTGCGCGCGGGGGATCGCAACGGCGGCTGGGCCGCGGTGGTCGGCGCCGGGATCTTCCTGGGCTGGGCGGCCACCTGGTACACGCTGCTGTTCGGCTTCAGCGCGTTCACGGTGGCGTTGATGGCCGCGCTGCTGGCCGGCTCGCGCTGGCGGCGCGGCGGTGCGCAGGCCGCGCGGGACCCGCTACGCAGGCTGGCCGCCATCGCCGTCATTGCGGCGGCCATCGGCGCCACCACCTGGCTGCCGTTCGCGTTGCGCGCGGCGCACAGCCCGGTCAGCAACACCGGCAGCGCCGCGCACTACCTGCCCGCCGACGGCGCCCAGCTGACCTTCCCGATGCTGCAGTTCTCCCTGCTCGGCGCGGTCTGCATGGTGGGCACGCTGTGGCTGGTGCTGCGCGCCCGCGCGTCGGTGCGGGCCGGCGCGCTGGCCATCGGCGTGCTGGCGGTCTACCTGTGGTCGCTGCTGTCGATGCTGACCACGCTGGCGCGCACCACGCTGCTCTCGTTCCGGCTGCAGCCCACCCTGACCGTGCTGCTGGTCGCGGCCGGGGCGTTCGGCTTCCTGGAGGCCATCCGGGCGCTGGCCGCCAGGAACCGCGCCGTCCTCCCGGTGGCCGGCGCCGTCGGGCTGGCCGCGGCGATCGCGTTCAGCCAGGACATCCCCGAGGTGCTGCGCCCCGACCTGACCATCGCCTACACCGACACCGACGGGCACGGCCAGCGCGGCGACCGGCGGCCGGCCGGCTCGGAGAAGTTCTACGCGAAGGTCGATGCCGCCATCCGGCAGGTGACCGGGCTGCCGCCCGACCGGGTCGTGGTGATGACCGCCGACTACAGCTTCCTGTCCTACTACCCGTATTGGGGCTTCCAGGGGCTGACCTCGCACTACGCCAACCCACTGGCACAGTTCGACCTGCGGGCGGCGCAGATCGAGAAATGGTCGAAACTCAAGACGCCCGATGAGCTGATCCACGCCCTGGACACCTGCCCCTGGACGCCACCCACGGTGTTCCTGATGCGCCGCGGCGCGAACGGCAACTACACGTTGCGCCTCGCCGAAGACGTCTACCCCAACCAGCCCAACGTCCGCCGCTACGTCGTCGATCTGCGGGCGGCCCTGTTCGCCGACCCCCGTTTCGCCGTGGCAACCGTCGGCCCGTTCGTGCTGGCCATCCGCAAGCCCGGGGGCGGCGGCTGA
- a CDS encoding decaprenylphospho-beta-D-erythro-pentofuranosid-2-ulose 2-reductase → MVLDAVGNPQTILLLGGTSEIGLAICERYLQNAHARIVLADLPGHPRKDDAIAALTAAGAKSVEWVDFDATASDSHPAVIEQAFAHGDVDVAIVAFGVLGDAEELWQDQRKAVLAAEINYTAAVSVGVLLGEKMRAQGFGQIIAMSTVAGERVRRSNFVYGSTKAGLDGFYLGLGEALREYGVRVLVIRPGQVRTRMSAHIKEAPLTVDKEYVANLAVTAAAKGKELVWAPAAFRYVMMVLRHIPRSVFRRLPI, encoded by the coding sequence ATGGTGCTGGACGCCGTGGGAAATCCGCAGACCATCCTGCTGCTCGGGGGCACCTCCGAGATCGGGTTGGCCATCTGCGAGCGCTACCTGCAGAACGCGCACGCGCGAATCGTGCTGGCGGACCTGCCGGGCCATCCCCGCAAGGATGACGCCATCGCCGCGCTGACCGCCGCGGGCGCCAAGTCGGTCGAGTGGGTCGACTTCGACGCGACCGCCAGCGACAGCCATCCCGCGGTGATCGAGCAGGCCTTCGCCCATGGGGACGTGGACGTCGCGATCGTGGCCTTCGGGGTGCTCGGGGACGCCGAGGAGCTGTGGCAGGACCAGCGCAAGGCCGTGCTGGCGGCCGAGATCAACTACACCGCAGCGGTTTCGGTGGGTGTGCTGCTGGGCGAGAAGATGCGCGCCCAGGGCTTCGGCCAGATCATCGCGATGAGCACGGTGGCCGGGGAGCGGGTGCGGCGGTCCAACTTCGTCTACGGCTCCACCAAGGCCGGCCTGGACGGGTTCTACCTCGGACTCGGCGAGGCGCTGCGGGAGTACGGGGTTCGCGTGCTGGTGATCCGGCCCGGCCAGGTGCGCACCCGGATGAGCGCGCACATCAAGGAGGCCCCGCTCACCGTAGACAAGGAGTACGTCGCGAACCTCGCGGTGACCGCGGCGGCAAAAGGTAAGGAATTGGTTTGGGCGCCAGCAGCATTCCGCTATGTGATGATGGTGTTGCGACACATCCCGCGGAGCGTCTTCCGCAGGCTGCCAATCTGA